One Prolixibacteraceae bacterium DNA segment encodes these proteins:
- a CDS encoding discoidin domain-containing protein yields the protein MKKQLLLTITLLCAISLHTYAQSHSWHYINYIFNIHPNEEMTIPIGYPREIDNAEIPNYKYTFEFIAGTKLKQVGDVKPATSLDYYGTAKATFTTTETFTYEPVIIHVTYKNMSWDHTIYFISTEEDYVPLNYCMYPLREENKRLRDIFDAYSNLNTYYSQPWEYATKSEPSFTLDFKQQVSISNVLIIDQSIKTDDLSKNTSKITIQTSVDGNIWTNHSFVDASELKKLDINEDKVRYLKCRIDETGNLDGKKFYNIIVNGNNKYPNIAPKISSIPASLRNNKIKRSSFKISNDKGPNTTYTIDLGESYDISRLIVFNDNHNKIQNKFFGVKWEIKDDNSQWVTVWDDPTEKRGVQDVSFEKDIHTRYLRYTTNVSIHYDFSLEEIKIFGQSVSTPNIELGMNKKELTIYPSPAENQIYINNTQDKDINYEVYNILGNKVMQINNHHNSNPVDISSLGEGCYILRSSTTKKSCTFIKK from the coding sequence ATGAAAAAACAATTACTCTTAACTATTACATTGCTATGTGCAATTTCTCTACACACCTATGCTCAATCACATTCATGGCATTATATAAACTATATATTTAATATTCATCCCAACGAAGAGATGACAATACCAATCGGATATCCTAGGGAGATAGATAATGCTGAGATACCAAACTATAAATATACATTTGAGTTTATTGCAGGGACAAAATTAAAACAAGTAGGAGACGTTAAACCAGCTACTTCATTAGATTATTATGGTACAGCCAAAGCAACCTTTACTACCACAGAAACTTTCACTTATGAACCAGTAATCATTCATGTCACCTACAAAAATATGAGTTGGGATCATACGATCTATTTCATTTCTACAGAGGAAGACTATGTTCCATTAAACTACTGCATGTATCCCCTAAGAGAAGAAAACAAAAGGCTCAGAGACATCTTTGATGCATATAGTAACCTAAACACATATTATTCACAACCATGGGAATATGCAACCAAGAGCGAACCTTCATTCACTCTTGACTTTAAACAACAAGTGAGCATTTCCAATGTACTTATCATCGATCAGTCTATTAAAACAGATGACCTCAGTAAGAACACAAGTAAAATAACAATTCAAACTAGTGTGGATGGGAATATTTGGACCAATCATAGTTTTGTCGACGCTAGTGAACTTAAAAAATTAGATATCAATGAAGATAAAGTTCGCTACCTGAAGTGTCGCATCGATGAAACGGGTAACTTAGATGGGAAAAAATTTTACAACATCATCGTAAATGGTAACAACAAATATCCAAATATTGCTCCTAAAATTAGTTCTATTCCAGCCAGTTTACGTAACAATAAAATAAAAAGATCTTCATTTAAAATATCAAACGACAAAGGACCCAATACCACTTATACCATTGATCTAGGAGAGTCATATGATATCTCTAGGCTAATCGTTTTTAATGATAATCACAATAAAATACAAAATAAGTTCTTTGGCGTTAAATGGGAGATCAAGGATGATAATAGCCAGTGGGTAACGGTTTGGGATGACCCTACAGAAAAAAGAGGGGTTCAAGATGTTTCATTCGAGAAAGATATCCACACAAGATATCTAAGATATACCACGAACGTATCAATTCATTATGATTTCTCCCTTGAAGAAATCAAGATCTTCGGACAAAGTGTTTCCACTCCTAATATCGAGCTAGGCATGAATAAAAAGGAGCTAACCATTTATCCATCTCCTGCGGAGAATCAGATCTATATTAACAACACTCAAGACAAAGACATAAATTATGAGGTTTATAATATACTAGGGAACAAAGTGATGCAGATCAATAACCATCACAATTCAAATCCTGTCGATATCTCCTCTTTAGGAGAGGGATGCTATATCCTAAGGTCTTCGACAACCAAAAAGAGTTGTACTTTTATTAAAAAATAA